Proteins co-encoded in one Coregonus clupeaformis isolate EN_2021a chromosome 17, ASM2061545v1, whole genome shotgun sequence genomic window:
- the LOC121586780 gene encoding ly6/PLAUR domain-containing protein 2-like has protein sequence MKTILVFLMPILFGNVAVEALQCYACLNVNSSAQCNQNTVTCTFSGDTCMTIVSQMLGVQSISKTCTTSSACAAATSTNLNLGGLGGNQVTCCQTDLCNVNGSSVSGLNFLLLSLSFLISGLVLSL, from the exons ATGAAGACCATTCTTGTGTTTCTGATGCCCATTTTGTTTGGGAACGTTGCAG TGGAGGCACTGCAGTGTTATGCCTGTTTGAACGTAAACAGCAGTGCTCAGTGCAACCAGAACACGGTGACCTGCACTTTCTCAGGCGACACCTGCATGACCATCGTCTCCCAAATGT TGGGAGTCCAGTCCATTTCTAAGACCTGCACCACCAGCTCGGCGTGCGCAGCAGCCACCTCCACCAACCTCAACCTAGGAGGGTTAGGGGGGAACCAGGTCACCTGCTGTCAGACTGACCTCTGTAACGTCAACGGTTCATCAGTCTCTGGACTCAACTTCCTGTTGCTCAGCTTGTCTTTTCTCATATCTGGCCTGGTTCTGTCTCTGTGA